In Limnohabitans sp. INBF002, one genomic interval encodes:
- the aliB gene encoding cyclohexanecarboxyl-CoA dehydrogenase produces the protein MNPNPYIDEDLQALAETVRRFADERVKPGFLERDKTRVFDRALLREMGGLGFICPELPEEFGGLGMGCLAAGVIHEEIARADLSFSYLNLLASLNGQILSKYGNPEVVAPWLKKLTQGEAICAIALTEPRGGSDAANLRLRIERDGDFYVINGEKTSISAADQADITVVFGRTGAPEDGAHGVTALLVPMDTPGLTTNRFDCHGQRAIGRGSIFFENVRVPVNHRLGDENKGFVQVMHGFDFSRSLIGLQVLAVARVALDETWEYITQRQAFGQPLSAFQGVTHPLAQFDTEVEGARLLCLQGLWLKDKGLPHTAEAGMAKWWGPKLAYDVIHQCLLCYGHGGYDRGLMEQRLRDVLGFQIGDGTAQIMKTIIARTRAGRKFVPA, from the coding sequence ATGAATCCCAATCCCTACATTGACGAAGACCTGCAAGCCTTGGCCGAAACCGTGCGTCGCTTTGCCGACGAACGTGTGAAGCCTGGCTTTTTAGAGCGCGACAAAACCCGCGTGTTTGACCGTGCGCTGTTGCGTGAAATGGGCGGACTCGGATTCATTTGCCCTGAACTGCCAGAAGAGTTTGGCGGTTTGGGCATGGGTTGCTTGGCGGCTGGTGTGATTCACGAAGAAATTGCCCGCGCCGATTTGAGTTTTTCGTACCTGAACCTGTTGGCGTCGTTGAACGGCCAAATTTTGTCCAAGTACGGCAACCCTGAAGTGGTAGCCCCTTGGTTGAAAAAACTCACCCAAGGCGAAGCCATCTGCGCGATTGCGCTGACCGAACCACGCGGTGGTTCCGATGCAGCCAACTTGCGTTTGCGCATTGAGCGCGATGGCGACTTCTACGTCATCAACGGCGAAAAAACCTCGATCTCTGCCGCTGACCAAGCGGACATCACCGTGGTGTTCGGTCGCACCGGTGCGCCAGAAGACGGCGCGCATGGCGTGACTGCCTTGTTGGTGCCCATGGACACACCGGGCCTGACCACCAACCGTTTTGACTGCCATGGCCAACGCGCCATCGGTCGCGGTTCTATCTTTTTTGAAAACGTGCGCGTGCCGGTGAACCACCGTTTGGGTGATGAAAACAAAGGCTTTGTGCAAGTCATGCATGGTTTTGATTTCTCGCGCTCACTCATTGGCTTGCAGGTGTTGGCCGTGGCCCGTGTGGCATTGGATGAAACGTGGGAATACATCACCCAACGTCAGGCCTTTGGTCAGCCGCTGTCGGCCTTCCAAGGTGTGACCCACCCGCTCGCGCAATTCGACACCGAAGTCGAAGGCGCACGTCTGTTGTGTTTGCAAGGTTTGTGGTTGAAAGATAAGGGTTTACCCCATACCGCAGAGGCGGGCATGGCCAAGTGGTGGGGCCCCAAGCTGGCCTACGATGTGATTCACCAGTGCTTGCTGTGCTACGGCCACGGTGGTTACGACCGAGGCCTGATGGAGCAACGCTTGCGTGATGTGTTGGGCTTCCAGATTGGCGACGGAACTGCGCAAATCATGAAGACCATCATTGCGCGTACGCGTGCAGGACGCAAGTTCGTTCCCGCCTAA
- the badI gene encoding 2-ketocyclohexanecarboxyl-CoA hydrolase, with the protein MQFEDILYENRNGVAWITINRADKMNAFRGTTCDEIIKALNKAGYDRSVGAIVLAGAGDRAFCTGGDQSAHDGNYDGRGTIGLPMEELHTAIRDVPKPVIARVQGFAIGGGNVLCTICDLTICSDKAVFGQVGPKMGSVDPGYGTAFLARVVGEKKAREIWYLNRRYTGAEAVAMGLANVCVPHDQLDAEVQKWGEEICERSPTALAIAKRSFNADTAHQSGIAGLGMYALKLYYDTEESREGVNALKEKRKPEFRKYAK; encoded by the coding sequence ATGCAATTCGAAGACATCCTTTACGAAAACCGCAACGGCGTGGCCTGGATCACGATCAACCGTGCCGACAAGATGAACGCATTTCGTGGCACCACCTGCGACGAAATCATCAAAGCCCTGAACAAAGCAGGCTACGACCGCAGCGTGGGCGCCATCGTGTTGGCGGGCGCTGGCGACCGTGCGTTTTGTACCGGTGGTGACCAATCGGCCCATGACGGCAACTACGACGGCCGCGGCACCATTGGTTTGCCCATGGAAGAGCTGCACACCGCCATTCGCGATGTGCCCAAGCCTGTGATTGCCCGTGTGCAAGGTTTTGCCATCGGTGGCGGCAACGTGTTGTGCACGATTTGTGACTTGACCATTTGCTCAGACAAAGCCGTGTTTGGCCAAGTCGGCCCCAAGATGGGTTCGGTCGACCCTGGCTACGGCACCGCCTTTTTGGCGCGTGTGGTGGGTGAGAAAAAAGCCCGCGAAATTTGGTACCTCAACCGCCGCTACACCGGTGCTGAAGCAGTGGCCATGGGCTTGGCCAACGTGTGCGTGCCACACGACCAGCTCGACGCCGAAGTGCAAAAGTGGGGCGAAGAAATTTGCGAACGCAGCCCCACGGCTTTGGCCATCGCCAAGCGCAGCTTCAATGCAGACACTGCACACCAGTCTGGCATTGCCGGCTTGGGCATGTATGCCCTCAAGTTGTATTACGACACCGAGGAGTCACGCGAAGGCGTGAATGCGCTCAAAGAAAAGCGCAAGCCCGAGTTCCGTAAATACGCCAAGTAA
- the badH gene encoding 2-hydroxycyclohexanecarboxyl-CoA dehydrogenase: MPKLKDKTVIVTGGAGGIGGATCRRFAAEGAKVAVFDMNIEAAQKVADGIKASGGTAAAFKCDITDRTAVDAAVAATIAQLGPIDVLVNNAGWDVFKPFVKTVPDEWSKLIAINLTGALHMLHAVLPGMVERNAGRIVNIASDAARGGSSGEAVYSACKGGLVALSKTLAREHARHNITVNVVCPGPTDTALLAGVAEGARDPAKLIEAFRSAIPLGRLGQPDDLANAIAFFGSDDASFITGQVISVSGGLTMHG; this comes from the coding sequence ATGCCCAAATTGAAAGACAAAACCGTCATCGTCACCGGAGGTGCCGGTGGCATCGGTGGCGCCACTTGCCGTCGATTCGCCGCTGAAGGCGCGAAGGTCGCGGTGTTCGACATGAACATCGAGGCGGCTCAAAAAGTGGCCGATGGCATCAAGGCTTCGGGCGGCACCGCTGCCGCTTTCAAGTGCGACATCACGGACCGCACCGCGGTCGATGCCGCCGTGGCTGCCACCATCGCGCAACTCGGCCCGATTGATGTGTTGGTCAACAACGCGGGCTGGGACGTGTTCAAGCCCTTCGTCAAAACCGTGCCCGATGAATGGAGCAAGTTGATTGCCATCAACTTGACCGGTGCCTTGCACATGTTGCACGCCGTGTTGCCAGGCATGGTCGAGCGCAATGCCGGTCGCATTGTGAACATCGCCTCCGATGCCGCACGCGGCGGCTCATCTGGCGAAGCGGTGTATTCCGCTTGCAAAGGTGGCTTGGTGGCTTTGTCTAAAACTTTGGCCCGCGAACACGCGCGCCACAACATCACGGTCAACGTGGTGTGCCCCGGCCCAACCGACACCGCTTTGCTGGCAGGCGTGGCCGAAGGCGCACGCGATCCCGCGAAGTTGATCGAAGCCTTCCGCAGCGCGATTCCGTTGGGTCGTTTGGGTCAGCCCGACGACTTGGCCAATGCCATTGCTTTCTTTGGTAGCGACGACGCTTCCTTCATCACCGGCCAAGTCATCAGCGTGTCTGGTGGTTTGACCATGCACGGTTAA
- a CDS encoding MarR family transcriptional regulator, with protein sequence MVYPKENSDLARMELANRLFFRLYQCANMLHKTGTRAVEKEGLTTQQWAVLGALSRSDAEGGLSVGDLARYLKVSRQNLSGQIGRMERDGHIELLADTRDRRAKRVTMTQHGRKIWEQDAQPKIRAYYEAALTDFSTGDLTHTLHYLLKLLDNMEKIDQSVEPSSEDE encoded by the coding sequence ATGGTTTACCCTAAAGAAAACAGCGATCTCGCCCGGATGGAATTGGCCAATAGGTTGTTTTTCCGCCTTTACCAATGCGCCAACATGTTGCACAAAACAGGCACGCGCGCTGTTGAGAAAGAAGGCCTCACCACCCAGCAGTGGGCGGTCTTGGGCGCGCTCTCGCGCTCAGACGCAGAAGGTGGCCTGAGCGTGGGCGACTTGGCGCGTTACTTGAAGGTGAGCCGCCAAAACCTGTCCGGGCAAATTGGGCGCATGGAACGCGACGGCCACATCGAACTGCTGGCCGACACCCGCGACCGCCGCGCCAAACGCGTGACCATGACCCAGCACGGACGCAAGATTTGGGAACAAGATGCGCAACCCAAAATTCGCGCGTACTACGAAGCTGCGCTGACCGACTTCTCCACTGGCGACCTCACCCACACCCTGCACTACCTGCTGAAGCTGCTGGACAACATGGAAAAAATCGACCAATCGGTCGAACCTAGCAGTGAAGATGAGTGA
- a CDS encoding helix-turn-helix domain-containing protein, translating into MKSAIPSYDLYGDRQQSGWTNSFQFEWIPVRSSPYNYDIRPHKHDAFIQILYLTQGEGDVLINDARYKVSSPALILIPSQNVHGFQFSSNIDGPVVTAAQKSLESMAAVVMPELVSVLRKPAVLHLDESSRHAEALMPLFLGIEREWRVHAVGQVAAGMSLLMALLVQVARLSNLLEPAPMAHNSRKAQQIEKFRALVDAHFRERRPIEDYANEMGLTAGHLTRLCREVLNVSSQDVVNARILHEAQRELVYSTDGIKQIANLVGFVDEAYFTRFFRKHMGVTPSDFRVRALQSMKTKLA; encoded by the coding sequence ATGAAAAGCGCAATCCCCAGCTACGACTTGTACGGCGACCGGCAACAAAGCGGCTGGACCAACTCGTTTCAGTTTGAATGGATTCCCGTCCGGTCATCCCCGTACAACTACGACATTCGCCCTCACAAGCATGATGCGTTCATTCAAATTTTGTACCTCACCCAAGGTGAGGGCGATGTGTTGATCAACGATGCACGCTACAAAGTCAGCAGCCCTGCTTTAATTCTTATACCGTCCCAAAACGTGCATGGTTTTCAGTTCAGTTCGAACATTGACGGCCCTGTGGTGACGGCGGCGCAAAAGTCACTCGAGTCGATGGCTGCCGTGGTGATGCCTGAATTGGTCTCGGTGTTGCGCAAGCCTGCCGTTTTGCATTTGGATGAATCCAGTCGCCATGCGGAAGCCTTGATGCCTTTGTTTTTAGGCATTGAGCGCGAATGGCGTGTGCATGCAGTGGGGCAGGTGGCGGCAGGCATGTCGCTGCTCATGGCCTTGTTGGTGCAGGTGGCGAGGTTGAGCAATCTGTTGGAGCCTGCGCCCATGGCGCACAACTCACGCAAGGCGCAGCAGATTGAAAAATTTCGGGCCTTGGTGGATGCGCATTTTCGCGAGCGTCGCCCGATTGAAGACTATGCGAACGAGATGGGGTTGACGGCGGGGCACCTGACGCGTTTGTGCCGTGAGGTGTTGAACGTGTCGAGCCAAGATGTGGTGAATGCGCGCATCTTGCATGAGGCGCAGCGTGAGCTGGTTTACTCAACCGATGGCATCAAGCAAATTGCCAATTTGGTGGGCTTTGTGGATGAGGCGTACTTCACGCGCTTTTTTAGAAAGCACATGGGGGTCACGCCTTCTGACTTTCGCGTGCGGGCGCTTCAGTCGATGAAGACCAAACTGGCGTGA
- a CDS encoding SDR family oxidoreductase, with product MNEQKHWLGLQEHVCVVTGAASGIGAGIAQALADAGAKVALLDRNLEGAQAVAAQLTAQGATAIAIACDTTQESQVKAAAERVANELGTCYAFINNAGLLRSGGLDEVSLDDWNHVLNVNLTGYLLCARTFAKPMRQAGVGALVHIASIASMFPQTSSGAYSASKAGVLLMSRQMAVEWGPQGVRSNAVCPGMIRTPLSAKFYEEPGFEAKRAAVTASRRVGEPQDIADVAAFLASPRAAYVNAAELVVDGGMSSMLMDMVPRPGFNKTVQN from the coding sequence ATGAACGAACAAAAACATTGGCTGGGATTGCAAGAACATGTGTGCGTCGTCACAGGCGCAGCAAGCGGCATTGGCGCAGGCATTGCACAAGCACTGGCCGACGCAGGCGCAAAAGTCGCACTGCTGGACCGCAACCTCGAAGGCGCGCAAGCCGTGGCCGCCCAGCTGACCGCACAAGGCGCCACCGCCATCGCGATTGCGTGCGACACCACCCAAGAGTCCCAAGTTAAAGCAGCCGCCGAACGCGTGGCCAACGAGCTGGGCACTTGCTACGCCTTCATCAACAACGCGGGGCTGTTGCGCTCGGGCGGCTTGGACGAGGTGAGCCTGGACGACTGGAACCACGTGCTCAATGTCAACCTCACCGGCTACTTGCTGTGCGCACGCACTTTTGCCAAACCCATGCGCCAAGCGGGTGTGGGCGCTTTGGTACACATTGCATCCATCGCGAGCATGTTTCCACAAACCAGCAGCGGTGCCTACAGCGCAAGCAAAGCCGGCGTGCTGTTGATGTCCCGCCAAATGGCGGTGGAATGGGGCCCTCAAGGCGTGCGCAGCAACGCTGTTTGCCCCGGCATGATTCGCACCCCGCTGTCAGCCAAGTTTTACGAAGAGCCCGGCTTTGAAGCCAAACGCGCCGCCGTCACTGCCAGCCGCCGTGTGGGCGAACCACAAGACATTGCCGATGTCGCCGCCTTCTTGGCCAGCCCACGCGCCGCGTATGTGAACGCCGCCGAGTTGGTGGTGGACGGTGGCATGTCCTCGATGTTGATGGACATGGTGCCTCGCCCCGGTTTCAACAAAACCGTACAAAACTGA
- a CDS encoding FAD-dependent oxidoreductase, whose translation MSQNFECDVIVVGSGAAGLSAAITAKKRGLDVVVLEKEPVFGGTTALSGGVLWIPLNQHGRKQNPADTREAVRTYMMQETGSYFDAAAVDAFIDNGPKMVEFFERDTEMKFVPTMYPDYHPTVAGGVDIGRSILAAPFDIRGLGKDMPRLKPPLKTITFIGMMFNSSNADLKHFFQATKSLTSFIYVAKRLVTHIKELVLYQRGINVTSGNALAARLAKSALDLGIPILTNSPVKEILMKNDHATGVRAGGEGGERLITARHGVVLACGGFPHDVKRIAKAYPHLQRGGEHLSPTPISNTGDGLNMAEAVGGKVEIRFKDAAAWMPVSYVPYANGEFGVFPHLLDRYKPGIIGVLKNGQRFTNESNSYHDVGADLIRACDGQKDTAMWLVCDKTTLGKYGIGFVKPAPMPIGRFLRNGYLIEGKTLAELAHNAGIDPAGLAQTVRDYNVGAVNGQDPAFGRGTTTFNRYLADPENKPNPCVAPVQTGPFYAVKVIMGDLGTFDGIQTSVVGEVLKDDGSAIGGLYAVGNDRASIMGGNYPAAGITHGPNMTFGFVTGNHIADKAGVKA comes from the coding sequence ATGTCTCAAAACTTTGAATGCGATGTGATCGTGGTGGGCTCTGGCGCAGCCGGTTTATCTGCCGCCATCACCGCCAAGAAACGTGGCCTGGATGTGGTGGTGCTTGAAAAAGAACCCGTCTTCGGCGGCACCACCGCACTGTCAGGTGGCGTGTTGTGGATACCGCTGAATCAGCACGGCCGCAAGCAAAACCCTGCCGACACCCGCGAGGCCGTGCGCACTTACATGATGCAAGAAACCGGCAGCTACTTTGATGCCGCAGCTGTGGATGCCTTCATCGACAACGGCCCCAAGATGGTGGAATTTTTCGAGCGCGACACCGAGATGAAATTCGTGCCCACCATGTATCCCGATTACCACCCCACCGTCGCTGGCGGTGTGGACATTGGCCGCTCCATCTTGGCAGCGCCCTTTGACATTCGCGGCTTGGGCAAAGACATGCCGCGCTTGAAGCCACCGCTCAAAACCATCACCTTCATCGGCATGATGTTCAACTCATCGAACGCCGATTTGAAACATTTCTTTCAAGCCACCAAGTCACTGACCTCGTTCATTTACGTGGCCAAGCGCTTGGTCACGCACATCAAAGAATTGGTGCTGTACCAACGCGGCATCAACGTCACCAGCGGCAACGCGCTGGCAGCGCGCTTGGCCAAATCGGCACTCGACCTGGGCATTCCGATCTTGACCAACAGCCCCGTCAAAGAAATCTTGATGAAGAACGACCACGCCACCGGCGTGCGTGCAGGCGGTGAAGGTGGTGAGCGACTCATCACCGCACGTCACGGCGTGGTGCTGGCGTGTGGCGGCTTTCCGCACGATGTCAAACGCATCGCCAAAGCCTACCCACACCTGCAACGTGGCGGCGAACATTTGTCCCCCACCCCCATCAGCAACACCGGCGATGGCTTGAACATGGCCGAAGCCGTGGGCGGCAAAGTGGAGATTCGCTTCAAAGACGCCGCAGCCTGGATGCCCGTGTCGTATGTGCCTTATGCCAATGGCGAGTTCGGCGTGTTCCCGCACCTGCTGGACCGCTACAAGCCCGGCATCATCGGCGTGCTGAAAAACGGCCAACGCTTCACCAACGAAAGCAACTCGTACCACGACGTAGGCGCTGATTTGATCCGCGCCTGCGACGGCCAAAAAGACACCGCCATGTGGTTGGTGTGTGACAAGACCACGCTCGGCAAATACGGCATCGGCTTTGTCAAACCTGCCCCCATGCCGATTGGCCGCTTCTTGCGCAACGGCTACCTCATTGAAGGCAAGACCTTGGCCGAGCTGGCCCACAACGCAGGCATTGACCCCGCAGGCTTGGCGCAAACTGTGCGCGACTACAACGTCGGCGCGGTCAACGGCCAAGACCCCGCATTTGGCCGTGGCACCACCACCTTCAACCGCTATTTGGCCGACCCCGAGAACAAACCCAACCCTTGTGTGGCACCGGTGCAAACCGGCCCGTTCTACGCGGTGAAAGTCATCATGGGCGACTTGGGCACCTTTGACGGCATTCAAACCAGCGTGGTAGGCGAAGTGCTCAAAGACGACGGCTCTGCCATTGGCGGCTTGTACGCCGTGGGCAACGACCGAGCCAGCATCATGGGTGGCAACTACCCCGCTGCAGGCATCACACACGGCCCCAACATGACCTTTGGTTTTGTCACCGGCAACCACATCGCAGACAAAGCAGGAGTGAAGGCATGA
- a CDS encoding NIPSNAP family protein codes for MSHLNKPLIDHRIYTIALRKMPEFVEVFNRLAMPLLLETLGHPVGFYTSLVGPQNQFIHLWAYDDLADYERRCKARDSHPDFPAYLAASGHLITAQETRLIKAIGMPAWPSL; via the coding sequence ATGAGCCACTTGAACAAACCCCTCATCGACCACCGCATCTACACCATTGCCTTGCGCAAGATGCCTGAATTTGTAGAAGTGTTCAACCGCTTGGCCATGCCACTTTTGCTGGAAACATTGGGGCACCCCGTAGGGTTCTACACCAGCTTGGTGGGACCACAAAACCAGTTCATTCACCTGTGGGCCTACGACGATCTGGCGGACTATGAACGCCGCTGCAAAGCACGCGACAGCCACCCCGACTTCCCTGCGTACTTGGCGGCATCAGGACATCTGATCACCGCACAAGAGACACGACTGATCAAAGCCATCGGGATGCCCGCTTGGCCATCACTCTGA
- a CDS encoding SDR family oxidoreductase — MHHNATSLSNPVVAITGAADGIGWATAQLFAARGWRVALLDMNGDKARERAQALGPHHMGVLCDVTDEAQASAAMAQVVAQQGCLDALVNNAGIGDQAVPTLQQTADAFDRVLSVHLRGAFLMTQAALAHMQTQGRDAKGNRGAIVNIGSIASTSGIPGRNAYSAAKAGILGMTRALATEWARKGIRVNAVAPGYVATALVADLAEKGAINAAAIVQRTPLGRMAEPAEIAETIFFLASPAASYVTGATLAVDGGWSVLGAPDMALGDIEHA, encoded by the coding sequence ATGCACCACAACGCCACCTCATTGTCCAACCCGGTTGTCGCCATCACTGGCGCTGCCGACGGCATTGGCTGGGCCACCGCCCAGCTCTTTGCGGCGCGTGGCTGGCGTGTGGCGTTACTCGACATGAATGGCGACAAAGCGCGCGAACGCGCCCAAGCCTTAGGGCCGCACCACATGGGTGTCTTGTGCGACGTCACCGACGAAGCGCAGGCGTCCGCCGCCATGGCGCAAGTGGTGGCACAACAGGGCTGCCTCGATGCATTGGTCAACAACGCAGGCATCGGCGACCAAGCCGTGCCCACCTTGCAGCAAACAGCCGATGCGTTTGACCGCGTGTTGTCAGTGCATTTGCGCGGTGCATTTTTGATGACACAAGCGGCGCTGGCACACATGCAAACCCAAGGCCGCGATGCCAAAGGCAACCGTGGCGCCATCGTCAACATTGGCTCCATCGCCAGCACCAGCGGCATTCCTGGACGCAACGCCTACAGCGCCGCCAAAGCAGGCATTTTGGGCATGACCCGCGCACTCGCCACCGAGTGGGCGCGCAAGGGCATTCGCGTGAATGCCGTGGCACCTGGCTATGTCGCCACCGCCTTGGTGGCTGACTTGGCCGAAAAAGGGGCCATCAATGCAGCGGCCATCGTCCAGCGCACACCACTGGGACGCATGGCCGAGCCAGCCGAAATTGCCGAAACCATTTTCTTTTTGGCCTCCCCCGCCGCCAGCTACGTCACGGGTGCCACCTTGGCTGTGGACGGCGGCTGGA